The DNA sequence TTTACCTCCTAATGACTACATGTAACTCCCAGCTGTCTGTGGATGTCTGACCTCCTCTTCTCACTTCTCCAGGCACACACTCAGGACACAGATATTCATGTAATCcaaacacctttttaaaaagccaggcgtggtggcacctttactcccagcactgggcctttatgagttcaaggccttcaAAACAAAAACGAACACAGTTTAACATCAAGGCTGTCCCAGAAGTTAGGGTGAGCAGATGAGAATTACAATATAGTCTCTGTCTGAAGACCTGGTGGATCAGCTAAGAACCCAACTTAAACATGTGTAAAGTAAAACACTTAGATAACAGCTctgacaataaagaaaacctgaTAACCATATTAACTGGAGCGAACATGACTAGAATCTAGAGAACAGAGTGAGTTTACTTTTGCCCACCTTTGTCAAGGGAAGCTGTACCGCATGCGTGGAATTTGAACTTAGTTTTGAAAAGGagtaaattttaagtaaaaaacaaaaccaccaaatcCGATTTTCTGCATGTATTTTACAGTACTTTgtccccttttttgtttgtttccttaaggaagaaaaaagaaatcttcatcTGAAATACTCCTTTAATTATATTTGTTATGCAGTACAGCTGTAGTAAACTCTGGCTGGGTCAGTAGCCTTCAGTTTCTTGTCTCTGTGTTTTTGTTCCAGGCCTCCTGACTTTCAGCTGCTGAAGAAAGGACAAAGGTTCGTTCCAGTCAGTTTCACTGACCTGAGTGGGCCAGGTGGTGTGATCGCCTGGACTTCCTGTGCTTGTGTGCTACAAAGAAACGTGTGACACGTTCAACATTTTCCTTTGTGAGGGAAAGATGATTTGTTTGATCTGTCTGATTTATCGTGCAGCTGTCCCACTGGGGAAGTCTAATTGAAGCTGTTGAAATAGACACAAACATAGCCTCTCTCTCAGACACCACTCCTTTGTTGATGAGGTCGTGCCAATTGTATTTGGAGAAAGCATTTTATGGTCTTGTTTTATAGGATTTTAAGATATTAATGTGTTGATCGTTTGAAAGAATATCTTACATATCAATATGAAGCGCAGGCtataggtttttggttttgccaGTCCCACCTCACAGCTCTTCATGGTGGTGTTTGCTCAGCTCCAGCCGTCTCTCAGGACAGGTCCTTTCACTCTCAGATCACATGTCCCTGCTTTCTAATCACTGCCTTAGTCACAGGGTATTGAGTACAAATAAGAGATCCTTGTTTTTTGATGGACACCTTTCTGGCTTTAACCTAGTATAAAACATAATTGCTTAAAACCTCAAGAGACAGAATGGGATATAAAGACTATGAaagtttctttcagcttttcatttattttttaatatgtgttgcctgcatgtatgtcaatTTGCTATATGCTTGTCCAGCGGGCACAGGGAGatcagaagatggtgttggatccctggaactgaagttaagggcagttgtgaaccacctgggtgctgggaattgaatccaggtcctctgggagggcaagtgatcttaactgcgGAGCCGTCTTTCTAGCCTGTAATCTAGTTTCTTAAAgttaaactttcttttcttcttatgcaAAAGTTACTTGCCTGATGGTGTAGGCTAGAGTCTGGTTAAAAAACTATATGTGATCCTGGAACTTTGGGAATTTTGATCAGTTTCTGTGTCCCACTAGGACTTGCTGTCTAGCTtggccttccctccttcccaccatGCGCTTCtagaccaggcctcaaactctgagTGTGTGAGGCCAGCTGCTCATGGCTGCTTGTTTGTCTCAGCGTGAGCTGGAGGAACTCCTGCTTCGCCTTTGCTCCTTCAGAATTCTTAATCTGATTGAAACTGAATCTGAAAATCAAAATGTGCAACCATGGGACAGCTGTTATCTTATTGTTTGCATTCGTGAGCGCTCAGATTTAAATAGCTCTCATTGAACTATGTTGATGTGCCAACTTCATTTTCCGTTAtgacttttgtattttttttcataacatGAAATTTTCTCTATAATGGTCAGCCAGAACaagaaaatattaactattttttCAAGCAAAACTCAAAATTGTTGAATAGGATAGAGTCTTTAGAGGGTTATGGTGTTTACTATACTGCTTTAAGAATTGTAAAATGTtaggaaaagacaaaggaaagctGGAAAAGAACTCTGTCAAACGTGTATTAGATATGGAGAAATGAAAGCCTTCTGAAATGTAAGTGTGAGAGTATAAAATGTAAGGCTATATCTGAGGGACAGGAATTCTGGCCTTGGGAATTCCCGAGTGTCCCTGTGGGAAGCTTTGTCTCGGTTGACATGGTTTTGATGGTCTCTCCTTGTGCAGCGGCAGTTCTGGAGAAGTAGTACAGTTCTTCAGAGATGCCGTGACAGCAGCAGATGTTGACGGTTCCGGCGCCTTGGACGCGCAGTGTGACCCTGCTTCTTCCAGCTCTTGGAGCGAGCGGACCAGTGATGAGGAGGAGCAaggctttgtttcttctcttctaccAGGAAACAGACCAAAGGCAGTGGATACAAGACTGCAGCCGCACACAAAAAGCagcaaaatgagaaagaagggTGCTCAGAAAGTGGACTCCAAGGAGGGAGAACAGACCGTGTCAGAGGTTACCGAGCAGCTGGATAATTGCAGATTAGATAGTCAGGAGAAAGTGGCCACTTGTAAACTTCCTTTAAAGAAAGGAAGTACTCAGATGTCACCTGGCCCTGTGTGTGACAGACTTAACACTTCAGCCGTTTCTGAACATAAACACGGTGTGTCGCAAGTTACGCTTGTAGGCATAAGCAGGAAGAGTGCTGAGCATTTCAGGAACAAATTTGCCAAGTCAAATCCAGGGTCTGGGTCAGCCTCTGGTTTGGTACAGGTGCGTCCTGAGGTTGCGAAGGCAAACTTACTCCGAGTTCTGTCGGACACTCTGACtgaatggaagacagaagaaacacTGAAGTTTTTATATGGCCAGGACCACGATTCTGTGTGCCTGAAACCCTCTTCAGCCTCTGAGCCTGATGAAGAACTTGATGAAGATGACATAAGTTGTGACCCAGGTAGTTGTGGTCCTGCCCTGAGTCAAGCTCAGAACACCCTAGATGCAACACTGCCCTTTAGAGGCTCAGACACAGCCATTAAGCCACTGCCAAGTTATGAGAGCTTGAAAAAGGAAACGGAGATGCTGAACCTGAGGGTCAGGGAGTTCTACAGAGGGCGCTGTGTTTTAAATGAAGACACTACCAAGTCTCAGGACTCGAAAGAGGTATGTCTTCATGATGGGTGTCTTCATGATGGGTGGTTCAGGCTGCTCATACTGAGAGAACTCTGCAGAGCAGATCTGGGAGCCTCGCGCTCTGCAGTGGGGCAGGTAGGTCACTTAGATAGTCAGATATTTCCCTAGGTGACTGCAGTGGAGTGGTCGGTTACTTAGTCAGATGTTTCTCTAGGTGACGCTTAATTGCAGTGTCCATTTGAAATGTTACAGATATGGCTGGGGGTGGCTTACTGGAAGcttgaggatctgggttcagatTCCTAGCACCAATAAAAGCTAAGCACAGCTTACCCACTGGATGTATCCGTTAGGCACTGCCAGAAGGTGGATTCCAGGGGCTCCCCGATCAGCCAGTCTAAGGGGACATCTCCAAGTTCAGTAAAAGACTATATCTAAAAGCTAAAGTGGAGAacagtgatagaggaagactGCTAGCAGCATTGatgtctggcctccacatgcccaTGAATGCACGCATACAGGAGTATAAACACCTCATAAGCTCACACGCctgtgaattcacacacacacacacacacacacatgtcgaAACACCTCACAAGCATACAAGATGAAATGTTACAGATGAAAATTCAGTAAAGGAACTTATTGGGAAGAAATGGATATAGATATTTGAATATCTGCTCTGTTGTCTGCTAGCTTCTTAAAGTTAATTCTTTGATGCTACTTACCTGTAAATAGAACTTCCATTGTTCAGAGTGTGTCACATAACTGATAACTTGGTTCACAGTCATACATAAAGGCTGAGTGCATGCTCAGGAAGGAAGGACTGTGTAACATTGCCGTTCATATCTTTGGTTCATATGTACTATCTGCAAATCATATGGCATAACGAAAAGAGTGGGTAACAGTCTTATTTTTACCATATAATTGTTACTAAGTTGTAAGTGATGTTGCCCTAAGATTAAAAATGCACTTAGAGATTTGGAGAGGTAacatggagctagaaaaaaaaaatagagaaatttatTGCATCTTTACAGAATTTTTGCCTAGCTTTGGACCCATATTTGAAATCTCAGTATTAATATTAGACGGCATCCAAAACTTACATTAAACTAAAACACTAGTCTCTCCCGGTGAGCTCTATAACCCACCATTACTCACTGGGTTTTGCACTAagaagccttaaaaaaaaatagaaatgagtgTCTGAAGTCTTTGACTTTGTTGTAGAACACTTTTTGTTGGCATTTAATATCAAGTGTACGGGTTATTGAATACTGAGCACCCACAACATCACTGTCCAGGACAGGAGCTGCTTCCTTCCTTATAAGGAAACTTGAGCATCAGTGTCTGTCCCTGACCCCTTTGCAGTTTCACTGTCAGACAAGGTAGTGGAGATTACTTGGCCAGTTTTTGAACAGCCTGTATTTGTCCAGTTTGTTTCCTAATAccatgtggttttgtttggtttgattctAGGCATCCGTGCTGTTGTGTATCCCTGTAGTCCTTGCTGCATACACACTGCACAAGTGCAGTAGCCCCGAGTCACCTATGCCCCATGAGCCCCAAGCCTGCCTTTTGTGTTAACTTTCCTGatggaaaataaatgtctttttacCTTGAATAAGGACCCACAATCCAAGGGAAGTTTCCATCTAGGTCCACTTTGTAAGACTGAGTATGCTAGGATTACCGATGGGCTGGGTAGCCgcagctgcatcactgaaaagTCCCCCAGCACTGGCTGATGGTTACTGAGGCTGCTCCCAACAGCAGCCAGCCTTCCACCTCTTGCATACTCTGCCACCAAAGCCACATGCAGTAAGAGGGAAGTGTGGCCAGGATCTGGTATAGGTCAGCACTCCCATAGACCCAGCCGCCATGACTGCAGCCACAGGTATTGTACTTCATGATGGACACTGGTCACGGTGTCACCAGGGAGAATGTGGCCCTTGCTGCACCCCTGCTTGATGAGTGCTTAGAAATGCTCTGTTGCTCAGTTCTGCATCTGGTGGCTCTTTCATATATAGTTCCAGTTTTCTGCTAAAAGTTTTAACTGtcatttttcattgaaaatgttAAATGTCTTTATATAGCATCATACAGTATAGCACTTAACAGTAATAAAACTTTGCTATTGTCTTACTTTATTAGACATCAAACATTGTATACTAACATGTTACAAGGTGAATCTGGTGGGGtgttcctataatcccagtgtttggaaggctaaggcagggtCGTGAGTTTGAAACCTGAGATGCAGGATATTGTTAGCATCCTCTAGGATGATCTATTCACCTCCAGAGATTTCCAGTCACCCACGTCACCATACCTGAGCAGGACTTGAGGGGACTCAGTGGTGGCAGCAGTCCTCAAGGGTCAGTTTTCCTTCAGCATGTTCTCCTTCCAAGTCTGTCCTCCCACTGGGGAGCAGTACCCATAACCCTCCTCCTTTGGCATGCCTGACCTGTGACTCCATTAGAAAAACTCTGCTGAGGTTCTCAGGATCTGAGTTGTCTCTTCCAGGTTAGCCCAGCGCTCTCCTGAGTTACCCTCTCCAGGGTCTCAGCCCAGATTTCTTACTACCTTGCTAGCTCTGTGCCACTTTCCAACAAACAAGATGGGCTTTGTTTGTGGGTTGCTTTGTTTCCCTTCCAGTTCTCTCATCCCTAGTTCATTGGGATGACCTGACCCCTTTCTGCAAACACTTTCCCACAAGTCGGAATTCTTACGTTAATCCTTAAATGTACATTTATAGCAAGTTTAGTAGTTTGCAGAGGAGACCACTACCCTCCAAGGAGGGCAGATGGCCATCATGAAGCTCAGGTTTAAATGTTCAGTTCTCAAGTCTTTTTCTGTACTAGAAGAGTacacatttctattttatgttactgctctactcattaaaaaaaaaaaaattctctgttttGCTTTAAGAATGTGCTTCAGCGTGATCCCAGCTTCCCACTGATAGATTCAAGTTCCCAGAACCAGATTAGAAGACGGATTGTTCTTGAAAAACTGAGCAAagtgtaagtatggatgtgtcaTTTTGGCTTTTTAAGAGGTTTAAATTAACTCAGTATTTTTATGAATTtgcaatttataaatattaaccttgaattctgaacatttttttaatgatttgaaaACCTTGCAtgagctggtacaaccactctgggaatcagtttggcgattcctcagaatattagatatagtactacctgaggacccagctctaccactcctgggcatatatccagaagatgttccaactggtaagaaggacacatgctccactatgttcatagcagccttatttataatagccagaagctggaaagaacccagatgtccttcaacagaggaatgaatagaaaatgtggtacatttacacaatggagtactactcagctattaaaaatgatgaattcatgaaattcttaggcaaatgggtggaactagaaaatatcatgagtgaggtaacccaatcacaaaagaacacacatggtatgcactcactgataagtggatattagtcctaaataatatggagataaagtatagaacagagactgaaggaaagaccatccagagactgtcccacctggggattcatcccaaaCACAGTTACcaaaccaaacactattgtggatgtcaagaagtgaatgctgacaggagcctgatataactgtctcctgagaggccctgccagaacctgacaaacgCTTGCacccagccattggactgagcacggggttcccaatagaggagttagagaaatgactgatggagctgaaggggtttgcagccccatatgaagaacaatatcaaccaaccagagctcccaggaactaagccatcaaccaaggagtacacatggctccagatgcatacgtagcagaagatggccttgtcatgcatcagtgggaggagaggtccttaatcctaggctcaatagatgcctcagtgtaggggaatcgggggcagggaagtgggtgtggctgggtgaatggaggaacaccctcatagaaacagggggaaggaggatggcaTGGAGGGTTTCCAGGAgcaggggaaactaggaaaggggataacatttgaaatgtaaataaagaaaatatccaataaaaagaaaaaggaaaaggataaaagaaaattataaaggtgggggaagagaaaggCTTGCATGAATTTCCTCACTTGAAAATTTCCatcttatgatttattttttcagatatgttttagtaattatttttgtAGGTGACATAGGAATGTCATAAAGGAGAAAAGTGAGATTGTAGGCTAGAAAAACAAACTACCCCACACCTTCCTAAGCCAGCAAAGAGAGAGCTGTTAAAACAAACGCAGGGAGCCTCTACCCTTGTGAGCAGTCATGCCACTGGACGTTCCACAGCTGGTCGGCTCGCTCAGCATTTCTGCATGGTCATAGGCCCATTTCACACCCAAGAACATAAGTTTCATTCGGTTCAAC is a window from the Mus caroli chromosome 5, CAROLI_EIJ_v1.1, whole genome shotgun sequence genome containing:
- the Rpap2 gene encoding putative RNA polymerase II subunit B1 CTD phosphatase RPAP2 isoform X4, which gives rise to MFITPAHYSDVVDERSIIKLCGYPLCQKKLGVIPKQKYRISTKTNKVYDITERKSFCSNFCYRASKFFETQIPKTPVWVREEERPPDFQLLKKGQSGSSGEVVQFFRDAVTAADVDGSGALDAQCDPASSSSWSERTSDEEEQGFVSSLLPGNRPKAVDTRLQPHTKSSKMRKKGAQKVDSKEGEQTVSEVTEQLDNCRLDSQEKVATCKLPLKKGSTQMSPGPVCDRLNTSAVSEHKHGVSQVTLVGISRKSAEHFRNKFAKSNPGSGSASGLVQVRPEVAKANLLRVLSDTLTEWKTEETLKFLYGQDHDSVCLKPSSASEPDEELDEDDISCDPGSCGPALSQAQNTLDATLPFRGSDTAIKPLPSYESLKKETEMLNLRVREFYRGRCVLNEDTTKSQDSKENVLQRDPSFPLIDSSSQNQIRRRIVLEKLSKVLPGLLGPLQITMGDIYTELKNLIQTFRLSNRNIIHKPVEWTLIAVVLLLLLTPILGIQKHSPKNVVFTQFIATLLTELHLKCEDLEKLTMIFRTSC
- the Rpap2 gene encoding putative RNA polymerase II subunit B1 CTD phosphatase RPAP2 isoform X2, translating into MTQAPGGAQKTGMFITPAHYSDVVDERSIIKLCGYPLCQKKLGVIPKQKYRISTKTNKVYDITERKSFCSNFCYRASKFFETQIPKTPVWVREEERPPDFQLLKKGQSGSSGEVVQFFRDAVTAADVDGSGALDAQCDPASSSSWSERTSDEEEQGFVSSLLPGNRPKAVDTRLQPHTKSSKMRKKGAQKVDSKEGEQTVSEVTEQLDNCRLDSQEKVATCKLPLKKGSTQMSPGPVCDRLNTSAVSEHKHGVSQVTLVGISRKSAEHFRNKFAKSNPGSGSASGLVQVRPEVAKANLLRVLSDTLTEWKTEETLKFLYGQDHDSVCLKPSSASEPDEELDEDDISCDPGSCGPALSQAQNTLDATLPFRGSDTAIKPLPSYESLKKETEMLNLRVREFYRGRCVLNEDTTKSQDSKENVLQRDPSFPLIDSSSQNQIRRRIVLEKLSKVLPGLLGPLQITMGDIYTELKNLIQTFRLSNRNIIHKPVEWTLIAVVLLLLLTPILGIQKHSPKNVVFTQFIATLLTELHLKCEDLEKLTMIFRTSC
- the Rpap2 gene encoding putative RNA polymerase II subunit B1 CTD phosphatase RPAP2 isoform X3, with amino-acid sequence MGMFITPAHYSDVVDERSIIKLCGYPLCQKKLGVIPKQKYRISTKTNKVYDITERKSFCSNFCYRASKFFETQIPKTPVWVREEERPPDFQLLKKGQSGSSGEVVQFFRDAVTAADVDGSGALDAQCDPASSSSWSERTSDEEEQGFVSSLLPGNRPKAVDTRLQPHTKSSKMRKKGAQKVDSKEGEQTVSEVTEQLDNCRLDSQEKVATCKLPLKKGSTQMSPGPVCDRLNTSAVSEHKHGVSQVTLVGISRKSAEHFRNKFAKSNPGSGSASGLVQVRPEVAKANLLRVLSDTLTEWKTEETLKFLYGQDHDSVCLKPSSASEPDEELDEDDISCDPGSCGPALSQAQNTLDATLPFRGSDTAIKPLPSYESLKKETEMLNLRVREFYRGRCVLNEDTTKSQDSKENVLQRDPSFPLIDSSSQNQIRRRIVLEKLSKVLPGLLGPLQITMGDIYTELKNLIQTFRLSNRNIIHKPVEWTLIAVVLLLLLTPILGIQKHSPKNVVFTQFIATLLTELHLKCEDLEKLTMIFRTSC
- the Rpap2 gene encoding putative RNA polymerase II subunit B1 CTD phosphatase RPAP2 isoform X1 encodes the protein MADSAVPCSLGPSTRASSTHRDATGTKQTRALKRGDAAKRQAELEAAIQRKVEFERKAVRIVEQLLEENITEEFLKECGMFITPAHYSDVVDERSIIKLCGYPLCQKKLGVIPKQKYRISTKTNKVYDITERKSFCSNFCYRASKFFETQIPKTPVWVREEERPPDFQLLKKGQSGSSGEVVQFFRDAVTAADVDGSGALDAQCDPASSSSWSERTSDEEEQGFVSSLLPGNRPKAVDTRLQPHTKSSKMRKKGAQKVDSKEGEQTVSEVTEQLDNCRLDSQEKVATCKLPLKKGSTQMSPGPVCDRLNTSAVSEHKHGVSQVTLVGISRKSAEHFRNKFAKSNPGSGSASGLVQVRPEVAKANLLRVLSDTLTEWKTEETLKFLYGQDHDSVCLKPSSASEPDEELDEDDISCDPGSCGPALSQAQNTLDATLPFRGSDTAIKPLPSYESLKKETEMLNLRVREFYRGRCVLNEDTTKSQDSKENVLQRDPSFPLIDSSSQNQIRRRIVLEKLSKVLPGLLGPLQITMGDIYTELKNLIQTFRLSNRNIIHKPVEWTLIAVVLLLLLTPILGIQKHSPKNVVFTQFIATLLTELHLKCEDLEKLTMIFRTSC